The following is a genomic window from Haloterrigena alkaliphila.
ATTGGTTTCGTCTTGGGTTGCCAGCAGCAAAACGGCTGTTGGTTTGCCGGTCGAAAGCGCGGCGGCGCGATCCAAATCGGATCGAGCGCCGCTCATCGCCTGACGGCCGCTGTCGGTCCATCGGCTGAGGGCCGCTGTCGATTACCCGCCGACGTACACCGGGCCCGGCGCCGGCAGCGTCAGGAGCCACAGACTGACGACCGTGTAGCAGACCATCACGACGACGAACGGGTACTGGCTCCGGATCGCCTGCAGCCGTCCCGGGAAACAGTCGAAGGCCGTCGCGTGAGCCGTCCAGATCGCGAGGACGTGACCCGCGAGCACGGCTCCGATCTCGACGATCCCGACCCAGTCGGGGAGGGCGAGCGTGGTCGGATTGACCGGCGGCGCGAACGGACTCGAGAGGGCCGCGAGCGCGGCCGGGGAGACCGAGATCGCGAACGCGAGGTAGTGGGCGACGTGGTAGCCCGCGGCGATCGCCAGCAGCGGCGGGGCGAACCGCCGGGCGAGTTCCCGTTCGGCGAGGTACGTCGGTGCGGTGCGCCGCGCGAGGCGGGCGGCGAGCCAGTACAGTCCGAGGGACAGTCCGAACCCGCTCGAGAGCACCAGCAGGTACGCCAGCGCCGCCGGAACGCCGGTCGAAACCACCGCCTCGATCGTTCGCCGGCCCGGTGGGGTGACGACGAACCCGTTGAACGTCAACTCCCAGACCAGCAGGAGGACGAACGCGACTTCGCTGGCATCGGCGACGACGCCGCGATCACGGAGTCGAGCGCCCGGGAGGACGAGTCGAAATCCGCCGCCCTCCCGTTGACCACCGTCCTCTTGCTGACCACCATTCACCCGCTGGATCGGTGCGACGGATCCGTAGAGGCGGAAGAGCACGGCCAGCGGATCCGCGCGTCGAAACCACGTCTCGGGCGAGAACACCACCGCGCCGGTGACGGTCGCGACGGCGTAGCCGCCGGCGACGAGCGCGAGGGTACCGGGGTCAGCCGTTACGGGCAGGACGATCTCGAGCCAGACCAAGAGGCCGAGACCGACGACCGCCGGCCACGACCGCAGGCGCGACGGATACGCGAGCAAACCGCCGTCGCCGCTCCCTCTGACGACGCCGCCCACGCCGCGCGCGAGGGTTCGAAACGGATCGATGGCGGGCCAGGGATCGACGAGCAGGACGGCGACCATCGGGCCCAGCGCCCGCAGGCCCACGAACGCGAGGATGACCCCGAGGTTCGCGATTCCCGTCGCCGGCCCCTCGAGACCGACAGCGACGACGGCCGCGAGGGCGAGAAGTCCGAGGAGCGATCCAAGCGCGGAGCCGACGGCGAGCGTCCGACGCGAAGCGACGAGCGGTCGAGTCGCCGTCGCGGCTCGAGTTGACGGTCGTTCCGACCGTTCCGACGCACCGGCACGCGTGCGCGAGTAGTCGTTCGCCGTCTCGACTTTGTTCGCCGTCCCGACTTCCGTCGTCACGAGCGGAACCCTCCACTCGTGAATCGCGTCGACGAGCGATCGATCGGTCACGAGCGCGGCCAGTATCGCGGACGCGGCGACGGCCGTGGCGCCGGTGAGCAGGGTGAGCCACGTCGGCACCGTGAGGTCGCGGTCCTCGCCGAGTCCGGCGGCGACGTTCGACGCGCTCGCGGCGTCCGTCCAGATCACCGCGCCGATAGCGACCGCTACGAGACCCCACGCGATCACGCGCCGCCGCCGCCGAGTCGATGGAACCGCTGTCACCGCCCGGGTACACCACGCCGATTCACATGTATCCCGCTCTCGCTCACAGTGGCCGAAGACGGCTATCCCGCTCGTGCTCGCAGTCGTCGACGGAAGTCGCAGTCGTCGATGGAACTGATATTCGGCGCATGAACCAACGGACATTTGATTACCCGCTCCGACGATTCGGGTATGGAACGGCGGACGTATCTTCGCTCGCTCGGGGTCGCGGGTCTCGCTGGTGTCGCCGGCTGTCTCGAGAGTCTGGGGGGGCTGGGCGGCGATAGCCAGACGGTGTTGTCACAGCCCGACGATTACATTCCGGGTGCCTCGTATCCCGTCCACGGCGACGAGTTTCCGTCCTTCTCCGTCCCCGACCCGATCGCGGAGACGACCGTCTCGCTCGAGGATTTCGTCGGCGAACGCCCCTTCCTGATCACGTACTTCTTCACGACGTGTCCAGACGGAGTCTGCCCGGCCCTGCTGTTACGTCTGCGGTGGGTCCAGGAGGACGCCGCCGAGCGCGGCTACGAGGACGATATCGGACTGCTCGGCTTCACGTTCGATCCGGAACGGGATACGCCCGACGTGCTGTCGGAGTACGCCGCCGAGCGCGGGATCGACTACGAGGCGGACAACTGGCACTTCCTCCGACCCGAAACTTACGACGAGGCGGAGACAATGACGGTCGACACGTTCGGTATTCCACTCCTCCGGTGCGACGACGAGGAGGAGGACTGCAAGACCGGGGACGAGAGCGGCGAGACGGGAGCCGACGACGGAGAGACGGATACCGACGGTAACGCGACCGAACGTCACGACGAACAGAACGGAACCGACGATCACGAGGAGCAGAACGGAACCGAGAGCGGCGGCCACGATCACGGCGAGTACACCTTCACGCATCCCGCGATAATCACGCTCGTCAACGAGGACGGCATCGTCGAACGCGCGTACCCGAAAGCGGTCCAGACCAAACGGGCCGTCGGTCGGGACCGGATCCTCGAGGACACGCGCGCCGTCGTCGGGGTGGAGTGAGCATGCGGCGACGGGACGTCCTCGCCGGGCTCGGCGGCGCGGGCGTGGTCGCCGGCGGCGGTGCGGTCGCGGTGTACGGACTGCCGTCGCCGGGGCGCTTCCTCGACGAGGAGACGGACGAACCGCCCGAGCCGATCGAGATCGAGACGATCGAGGCCCCCGGGAGCGAGGCCGGGACGGTGGCGATCCCCGACCGCGGCCGGGCGACGTTCCTCGACCTCTTCGGGACGTGGTGCGGGCCGTGTATCGAACAGATGCCGGCCCTCGCCGAGGCCAACGAGCGGATCGGCGACGAGGTCCAGTTCTGCTCGGTCACGAACGAGTCGGTCGGCCCGAACGGGTCGATCACGAAAGCGGAACTCGTCGACTGGTGGGAGAAACACGGCGGCAACTGGACGGTCGGACACGACCCCGCGGCCGAACTCACGTCGCGATACCTCGAGGGCGGGTTTCCCACGGCCGTCGCCGTCGACGCCACTGGACGCGTTCAGTGGGCCGAATCGGGGATCAAGACCGCGGACGAACTGGTCGACGGAATCGAGCGGGCCCTCGAGGCCGGCGACTCCGGCTCGGGCGAATGATCGACGCGGCTCTGGTTCCGACGCTCGCGTTCGCGCTGACCGCCGGCGTCGCGACGTTCTTCTCGCCGTGTGCCTTTCCGCTCCTCCCGGGGTACGTCGGATTCTACGTGAGCCAGACTGAGGGCGAGGAGGCCTCGCTCTCCGGGTCTATCGGTCGCGGGATCGTCGCCGGTATCGGCGTCCTCGCCATCTTCAGCGCGTTGCTGGTGGCGGCCTACTGGATCGGGCACGCGACGCTGTCCAACATCGTCTACTTCGAGCCGATCGCCGGCGCGGTGCTGGTCGCATTCGGTGCGCTGATCGTGCTCGGCCGCGCGCCCTCGCTGTCGATCGCGCTGCCGAAACGCCGCTCGAGCGTCCTCGGGTTCGCGGTCTTCGGCGGCGGCTACGCCCTGGCTGCGGCGGGCTGTGTCGCACCGCTGTTCGTCGGCGTCGTCGCGCAGGCGCTCTCCCTGCCGCCGGTGTCCGCGGCGCTGGTCGTCGGTACCTACGTCGGCAGCATCGTGGTGCTGATGGTCTCGCTGACCGTCGCGACGGGCATGGGACTGCTCGCGGGGGCCGGCCGGCTGGCTGCCCACACCCAGACCCTCGAACGCCTCGCGGGCGCGGTAATGATCCTCGCCGGCGTCGGTCAGTTGTACCTCGCGATCGTCATTCTCGACGTGCTCTGACCGAGTCCTGTATCGTCGTCCTGCGACGGTTCGGCGTCCTCTCGTTTCGGCGTCCGCTGCCCGGCAGCAGCGCCGCGGCCGGCGGTTGCGAGTCCGCGTTCCTCACGAGAGTCGTGGCGCCGTTCGTATGCACGGAGAGCAATCGTTGCGATCCGGGTCCCTGCTCGAGCGACTCCGCCGTTTGCTGGGACGGTGAACTATTGGTCGTCGAGCAACCCGAGTTCGTCGGCGGCGAGGTCGGCGATGCGGTCGGCGATGTCGGGATCGACGCTCGCGACGTCGTCGCCGTCGTGGACCCCGTCGTTGTGTCGTTCGATCGTCTCGGCCACGTCCGAAAGGGGGACGCGGGAGGTCGTCTCGCACCCGGGGCAGACGATCGGCACCGTCGGCTCGTCCGAGTCGTTCGTCGCGGTCATCGTCGAACACTCTCGAGCGAACCGTCAAAATCGCACCGGTTAGCGGCGTTCGTCGGGATCGGTTTGAAGCGGCGATCGGCCGTTAGCCGCGCTGTCGGAGACCGACGAGCGTCACGGCCGCCAGCGCGACGATGACGGCGGGACCGCCGAACCCGGGCATCTCGTCGTTGTCGCTCGTCTCGTTTTCGGTGACCGAGTCGATCTCGTTCTCGTCGTTCGTGTCGTTCTCGGTGCTGTTCGTGTCGTTTTCGTCGTTGTTCGCTCCGCTATCGTCGATCGGCTCGCCGTCGGCGCCCGTCACGTCGCTATCGAGCTGGATGACGACGATGACCTGTCCGTGGGAGGCGTTCGGCCTGTAGGTCCAGCCGCCGCCGGCTTCCTCGTAGGGCTCGGCGGCTTCGACCGGGTCGATGTCGGTCTCCCACGTGTCGTGGGCCTTCTGGATGTAGCCGACGACCTCGAGCTTGTCGGCGTGCTCGCCCTCGATTCGGGCCTCGCCGTACTCGATGGTCGCGTCCTCGGGGTGGCCGTGCATCTCGATGGTGTGGGCGTCCATGTAGCCGTCGCCCTGGGGCAGGTCGTCGGTGGTGCCGAACTGATCGCCGTCGAGGGGTCGCTCGTAGTGTTCGGTCAGCGGGAGCTGAACGGTCAGCGGGTCGGCGTGGGAGTGCCACGAGGTCGTCTCGCCGGTCGGAATCGTGACGGTCGTGTTCGGGACCGTTTTCCCGACGATCGGCTCGCCCGCCTCGTTGAGCAGCGTCACGCCGATCTTCCCGGAGCCGTCGCCGAGGTACGGCGACCGGTACTCGTCGCGCGGGTTGATGTAACTGACCCACTCGCCGTTACTGGCCTCGTAGTACGGATCGCCCTCTTCGGGCGCCGGCTTGACGTACGCCTCCTCACTGACGTTCTTCTCCGTTCCGTCGTTCGGATCGGCGAGACTGGCCTGCGTGGTCCCGGAATCGGACGTCGCGGCGCCGAGTCCGACGACGCCGACCAGTCCGATCAGCGCCAGCACGAGCAGGCCCGCGGTGACGGAGCCGCGTTTACGCCCGCTGCTCATTTCGCTTCCTCCGTCGTTGCGTTCGGGCGGCGGGTCGCTCGGGATCGCCCGTCGCGTTCGACCCGTCGCGGTCTCGATCGGTATCCTGTCATCGAGCCGACCTTCGACATTCACCGTTCTTTATATGAGCAGCATTACTGGTCTATATCGACCGGCTACGCCAGGTAGACACCCGTTTCCACTCGATCAGCACCGAATGCCATCGTCGCCGCTGCGATGATTAGAACTCGAGAAATTCACCGATAGAATACAATCATCTACAGCTATCAGATTCGAACGTCCCGGTAATCGGTCGCTTACGCGGTTGACGGCGGCCGTCGGCGTCCCGAATCGAGACCGACGGGCCGCACTGACGGCCGTTCGGTGGCGGCCCGGGGTGAACCGCGCTTGCGCTGGCACGCCGAACCCACTTCCGGGGCGGGAATCTACGCACGTCGATGCGCCTTCGACTGCCCGACGATGCGGACGCCCTGTCGACGCGCGAGCCGCCAGCGGACGCGACGGACACCGCTCGGAATCCCACGCCGACGCAGACCTTCCTGCTGGTCGCGCTCGCGAGCGCTGCCCTCGCGTACGTCGTCTCGCGGCTCCGCTCCTCGAGTGACACCGATAGCGATTCGGATACCGACGTCGACGCGGCGATCGAGACGGTCCGCGACCGAACCGTGGCGGCGCTCCCGTCAGCGGTCGGCGACCGCGTCGCCGAGGCCGTGCCCGCCGAATCGCAGTCGATTCCGATCGGAGGCCGCGAGTCGACCGAGAGCGAGGCCGAGACCGGAACCGATAGTGAGAGCGACGGCTCGAGGTCCGCCGCGGATGCCGAGACCGGCGGCGCTGCACCCGACGCCGGCGATCCGATCGACGACGAGGAGATGAACGCGGACCTCGCCGACGAGCCTTCGCCCACGAAGGTTTCCTCGGGTTCGAGCGAGGAGATCCAGGACAAACCCGCCGAACCGGGCGAGATGGCGGTCGACGAGGGCGTCGAGGATCTGGTCGACGAATCGCTCGACGACGCCGGTGACGAGTCGGACGTCGACGAAGAGGAATAGTCGCGCTCGCGCGCGAAGGCGGGCGTTCGCCACATCATACTCGCAAAGCAGTCTCGATCCGTCCGAGTCATCTCGATCACCGTTCGAGTCGTCGCTATCGGGCACGCGATGATGACTCCGCCCCGCCGGGAGCGTGGTGCTTATCCGGTTCTCGCTCCTACCCTGAAGCGATGAGTGAGGGGGACGTCGCGGCGTTTACGCACCTCGGACCGACGATCCGCGGGGCGCTCTCCGAGCGGGGCTTCTCGACGCCGACCGCACCGCAGCAGGCGGCGATCCCGCCGCTGTCGGCCGGCCGGCACACGCTCGTGATCGCACCCACCGGGAGCGGCAAGACCGAGACGGCGATGTTGCCGGTTTTCGATCATCTCGTAGCTGATGAGGGCCCACCGGAGGGGTTCGGCGCCCTCTACGTCACCCCGCTGCGGGCGCTCAACCGGGATATGCGCGAGCGCCTCGAGTGGTGGGGCGACTACCTCGACCTCGCGGTCGACGTCCGCCACGGCGACACGACCCAGTACCAGCGCGGGAAGCAGGCCGAGGATCCGCCGGACGTGCTGGTCACGACCCCCGAAACCCTGCAGGCGATGCTCACCGGCGAGCGTCTGCGCGAGGCGCTACAGGACGTCTCCCACGTCGTGATCGACGAGGTCCACGAGCTCGCGGCCTCCAAGCGGGGGGCGCAGCTGGCGATCGGCCTCGAGCGCCTCCACGACCTCGCGGGCGACATGCAGCGGATCGGCCTCTCAGCCACCGTGGGGGATCCGGGGGAGGTCGGCCAGTTTTTGACCGGCGGGCGCCCCTGCACGATTCGGGAGATCGACGTCGGCGGCAACGTCGACGTGGCGGTTCGCCAGCCCGAGATCACGGACGACGACGAGCGACTCGCGGGCGAACTGATGACCGAACCGGACACGGCCAGTCACGTCCGGCTGATTCGGGATCTCGTCGCCGCAAACGAGTCGACGCTGATATTCGTCAACACGCGCCAGACTGCGGAGGCGCTGGGCTCCCGATTCAACGAACTGGACCTCCCGATCGGGGTCCACCACGGCTCGCTGTCGAAGGAGGCCCGGATCGAGGTCGAGGACCGATTCAAAACGGGGGAGCTGGACGGCCTGCTCTGTACCTCCTCGATGGAGCTGGGGATCGACGTCGGCCGGGTCGACCACGTCGTCCAGTACAAGAGCCCCCGGCAGGTGACGCGGCTGCTCCAGCGGATCGGGCGGGCCGGACACCGCCAGGACGAGGTTTCCAGTGGGACCATCGTCACGACCCGTCCGGACGACACCTTCGAGGCGCTGGCGATCGCCCGGCGGGCCCGCGACGGCGAGGTCGAACCGGCCGCGATCCACGAGGGCAGCCTCGACGTCGTCGCCAACCAAATTCCGGGAATCGTCCAGAGCCGCGGCGATACCCGGTTCCGCGAGGCCTACGAGACCATCACGCGCGCGTACCCCTTCCGGGACGTTCCGGAGGAGACGGTCCGCGAGATCGTCTCGGAACTGCACCGCAACCGGATCGTCTGGTTCGACGAGGGCGAGGACCGGATCGAGACGACCGGCGGCACCTGGCAGTACGTCTACTCGAACCTCTCGATGATCCCCGACGAGGAGACCTACGAGGTCCACGACATCGCCTCGGGGACCCGGATCGGGACCCTGGACGAGCGGTTCGTGGTCAACTTCGCCCAGCCCGGCGAGATCTTCATCCAGCGCGGCGAGATGTGGCGCATCGCCGAGATCGACGACGAGGAGGCCCGCGTGAAGGTCAGCCCGATCGAGGACCCCGCGGGCGAGGTTCCCTCTTGGATCGGCCAGGAGATCCCCGTCCCCGCGCCGGTCGCGGGCGAGGTCGGCGAGATCCGCGGGGTCGCGGAACCGCAGTTGTCCGCGGGCGCGGACGCCGCCGCGGTCGGCCGGGAACTGGCGCATCGGTATCCGGGCGACGAGTACACGCTGACCGAGGCCTGCGAGCAACTCGAGCGGCAGGTCGACGCGGGGGCGCCTATGCCCACCGCGGACCGACTCGTCCTCGAGCGACAGGGTCGGACCGTCGTCCTCAACGCGCCCTTCGGCCACACGATCAACGAGACGCTCGGCCGCATCCTGTCGTCGCTGCTCGGCCAGCAGGCCGGCTCCTCGGTCGGCCTCGAGACCGATCCCTACCGGATCGAACTCGAGGTGCCGAACTCGATCGCGACCAGCGACATCGTGGGGGTGCTCGAGGAGACCGACCCGGACCACGTCGAGGCCATCGTCGAACTCGGGCTGAAGAACTCCGACGCGCTCGCCTTCCGCCTCGCGCAGGTCTCGGCGAAGTTCGGCGCGCTCAAGCGCTGGCAGGGCGACGGCTCGGGACGGCTCTCGAACGACCGCCTGCTCGCGGCGCTCGAGGACACCCCGATGTACGCGGAGTCGATCCGCGAGGTGTTCCACGAGGATCTCGACGTCGAGGGCGCGAGCGCGGTCCTCGAGGGGATCCAGTCGGACGAGATCGACCTCGTAACGTATCGGGGCCGGACGCCGGTCGGACAGGGCGGCCGCTCGTCGGGCGGGAAGGAACTGCTGGCGCCCGAGAACGCGGACGCGAGCGTCATCAACACGGTCCGGGAGCGGATCCAGAACGACCGGATCATCCTGCTGTGTACCCACTGCAAGGAGTGGAAGGCGAAGACGAAGGTCGGGCGCGTGGCGGAGCAGCCGAAGTGTGGAAACTGCGGGTCGACGCGGATCGCGGCGCTGAACCCGTGGGCCGACGAGGTCGTGCAGGCGGTCCGCGCCGCGGAGAAAGACGAGGACCAGGAGAAGATGACCGAACGCGCCTACCGCAGCGCCAGTCTGGTTCAGAGCCACGGCAAGCAAGCCGTGATCGCGATGGCCGCCCGCGGGGTCGGACCGCACAACGCCGCCCAGATCATCAACAGGCTCCGGGAGGACGAGGACGAGTTCTACCGCGACATCCTCTCGAAGGAACGCGAGTACGCGCGCACGCAGTCGTTCTGGGACTGACCGGCAGCAGAGTTGCGATCGATCGTCGTCGCCGATTCGACGGCTCGAGCCGATCGAGCGACGGGACGCCGCTTTTCACCGTTCCACAGCCCTTATCTACGCGACTACCGAACCCCTGTCAATGGAACCCGGCCCGTCACACGATCCGTCCGAGACCGATGACGGGCGCTCCGCCGGCCAGCGTCCCGGCCGGCTGGAGAGACTGCTCGAGGCGGCGGACGTCGCCTGCTTTCGAGCGACGCCGACCGGGGAACTCATCGCGGTCAACGACGCGCTCACGAGGCTGACCGGCTACACGCAGGCCGAACTCCGCGAGCGCTCGTTCGACTCGCTCTTCGACGGCGAGACGACCCTCGAGTCGCTCGGGGCCTCGCTCGACGAGTCGGGTCCGGAGCCGACGTCGACGTCGGTCTCGATCCGGACGAAGACGGACCTCGTCCCCTGTACCGTCCACCTCGAGCGATGGTCGCAGGAACCCGATGGCGACCGGCAGCCGGCGATCACCGGTATCATCCGCCGCCGAAACGTGACGGGCCAGTCGGCAGTGAACGCCGAGTCGGATCTCACCTACGGTCGGACGTTCGAGGCGCTGGCCGACGCGCTGCCCGACGGCATCATCGTCCTCGATACGAACAGCGACGTGCAGTACGCCAACCCCGCCGTCGAGCGGATCCTCGGCTACGACCCCGACGAACTCGTCGGCTCGAGCAAGGTCAAAATCATCCCGGAGCGACTGCGACAGACCCACCTCTCCGCGCTGCAGCGCTACCTCGAGACCGGCGAGCGCAACATCAACTGGACCTACGTCGAACTCCCCGGCCAGCACAAGTCGGGCTACGAGGTCCCGCTTGGCGTCTCGCTCAACGACTTCACCTACGACGGCGACCGCTACTTCGTCGGCCTCTTCCGCGACATTTCGCCGCGAAGGGAGGCCGAGCGGACGCTCAAGGCCAAGGTCGCCCAGCTCGAATCGATCGCGTATCTCGGCCGTCACGCCCTCGACGAGGGCGACGCCGACGACCTCCTCGAGAAGGCGACCGAACTGATCGCCGCGGCGCTCGAGGTCGACTGCTGTGTCGTCTACGAACACGATGTAGCCGAGTCTGCTGGCGACCCGGCGGGAGCGGAGAGTGGCGAGACGACGGCGTCCTCGTCGGACGCCGTCGAGGTGCGCGCGACCGTCGGCTGTACCGACGCCGACGGCCTGCTCGAGAACGAGACGGCTCGATCGGCGGGGACCGACTCGCTGGCCGGCGCCACGCTCGACTCGGACGACCCGGTCGTCGTCGAAGACGTCGCGACGGACGACCGGTTTTCCGACGCGCCGCATCTGGCCGACCACGGCGTCCGCAGCGCCATGGGCGTCACGATCGGCTCGATCGCCGAGCCCTGGGGGACTCTCGCCGTCTACGACTCGGAGCAACGGGAGTTCGCCGACCACGACGTCGACTTCGTCGAGAGCGCCGCGACGATCATCGCGACCGCCCTCGAGCGCCAGCGGTACGAACGACAGCTCGGCGAGACGGTCGCCGAACTCGAGGCGTCGAACGAACGGCTCGAGCAGTTCGCCTACGCCGCCAGCCACGACCTGCAGGAACCGCTGCGGATGGTCTCGAGCTACCTCAAGTTGCTCGAGTCCCGGTACGGGGACGACCTCGGTTCGGACGGCGAGGAGTTCATCGCCTACGCCGTCGACGGCGCCGAGCGCATGCGCGACATGATCGAGGGGCTGCTCGAGTACTCCCGGATCGACACGCAGGGCGAGCCGTTCGAACCCGTCGACCTCGACGAGGTACTCGAGGACGTGCTGACGGATCTGCAGGTGATGATCGAGGACGCGGACGCCGAGATCACCGCCGAGTCGCTGCCGATCGTGCGGGGCGACGCCCGCCAGTTGCGCCAGCTGTTCCAGAACCTGCTGTCGAACGCCATCGAGTACAGCGGCGACGAGCCGCTGCGGGTCCGCGTCGAGGCCGAGGGGGCCGGCCGGATGTGGGAGGTTTCGGTCGCGGACGAGGGGATCGGTATCGACCCTGACGACGCCGAGCAGGTCTTCCGGGTGTTCCAGCGCCTGCACAGCCGCGAGGAGTACGACGGCACCGGGATCGGACTGGCGCTCTGTCGCCGGATCGTCGAGCGCCACGACGGGGAGATCACCGTCGACTCGGAACCCGGCGAGGGAGCGACCTTCTCGTTCACGCTGCCTCGACGCGGGACGACCGAGTCGCGGTCGCCGTGAGCGCGCTCGCGTCGGCTCGAGCACCGTAACGGCCAAACCTCTCGACGGTGTGGCACTCCGTATGAAGTTCGCACCGGGGGCCTGGAAGTACGCGGCTCTCCCCCTGCTCGCCGCGCCGTTCGCGCTGTTCATCAGCGTGACGGCGAGTCTGGTCTCCCTCGCGGTCGGCGCCGGAGCGCTCGCTTTCTTCCGCGATCCCGAGCGAACCACGCCGCCGACCGGCGTCGTCTCGCCGGCCGACGGCACCGTCTCCGTGCTCCGCGAGGAGGGCGACCGCGTTCGACTGGGGGTCTTCATGAACGTCTGGCACGTCCACGTCGTCCGCGCGCCGTTCGACGCCGCGGTGACGGACGTCGAGCACGTCTCGGGCGCGAACCGGCCGGCGTTCTCGAAGGACTCCGACCGAAACGAGCGGGTCCACGTTCGCTGCGAGACCGAGTCGTCGAACCTCCCCGCAGGCGATTCGGCCGCGGAATCGGCTGCTGAAACCGACTCGAGCGGAGACGGCGCCGACGGCGACGACCCGCACTCGAGACCCGACGAGCCGGCCAGCGACGCCGTCGTGACGCTGATCGCCGGCGCGTTCGCCAAGCGCATCCACCCGTACATCGAGCCCGGGGACGACGTCGAGCGCGGTGATCGGATCGGCCACATCGCCTTCGGCAGTCGGGTCGACGTGCTCTTTCCGCCTGAGGTGGAACTCGAGGACATCTCGGTGGCAAAAGGCGACTCGATGACGGCCGGGGAGACGGTGGTGCTCGAGAGCGAGACGCCGGTAGGTGGAGAGATCGATCTCGGAGCCGGTTCGGACGTGGATTTCGGTGGGCTCGAGGACGAGAGCGGGGACGAGTCACCCGCCTAGTCGATTTTTGTACAATTCGAATTCGATCAACGGGTTAGCGGGTAGCCCAGACTGGGCCTGAACAGCATCAGTGAGGCAACCAAAAGCCGAAGTAGTGTCAACACTGATGTCAACACATGGGTGCCGCGAACGAACAGATCCGGATCAGCGACCGGGTAAAACGCGAACTCGAGCGGCGAAAACGAGCGAACGAGAGTTACAACGACGTCCTCGAGCGAATGCTGGAAGACACCGAAGCCGATTTCGACGACGGGTTCGGGATCCTCTCGGACGGTCAGGCCGATCGACTCCGTGAGGAGCGCGAGACAGCGAAGGAGGAGCGACGCGAACGGATGCGACGGCTCGGCGACTCATGAAGGTTCTCGACGCGAATTATCTGATCGACTATCTCAACGGCGAACCCGCCACGAAGGAATTCTACGAGGCGAACGGCGGTGACGAAGAACGGTGGATCGCGCCTGCACCGGCCTACGCTGAAACGATCGTCGGCGTTGGGAACCTTCCCGACGGCAACGTCGACCGGGCTATCGACGCCCTCGCGTGGGTCGACGTCATCGATGTCGACGAGGAGTTGTCAATCGAGGCCGCACGAATCGCAGACGAAATCGGTTCACAGGGTCCGTTTCTCGACGGCGTCGACGCGCTCGTCGCAGCGCTCGGTCGAACCCATAATGCGACGGTCGTCTCGATCGATAGCGATCTCACGCACCCGGAAACGAAGCAGGTCGTTGACGTGACGGACTACTGAGCCGGTCTTTCCTGCAATAGCACTCGAGAAGCGGGTAATGGCCGGTACTCATCGAGGAAGGGCGACCTCGTAGTCAGCCGCCAGTTGCTGGAATTCGGTCCACTTGAGACAACGAACGTCCTCGAAGTCGTCATCCCTCTCGAGATACCGACACAGCGCGTCGATTTCCTCCTCGAGGCCGTGTGTCGCCGCCCGATCGCGGAGTTCGTCCGCGTCGACGTCGACGCGGCTGAGCAGGAGCAGACAGTACGACTGGTGACGGGTGTCGTCGTCGATCAGGAGCGTGTGACAGCACTGGTTCGCCGGCTGGTTCGACT
Proteins encoded in this region:
- a CDS encoding antitoxin VapB family protein; translation: MGAANEQIRISDRVKRELERRKRANESYNDVLERMLEDTEADFDDGFGILSDGQADRLREERETAKEERRERMRRLGDS
- a CDS encoding protein sorting system archaetidylserine decarboxylase codes for the protein MKFAPGAWKYAALPLLAAPFALFISVTASLVSLAVGAGALAFFRDPERTTPPTGVVSPADGTVSVLREEGDRVRLGVFMNVWHVHVVRAPFDAAVTDVEHVSGANRPAFSKDSDRNERVHVRCETESSNLPAGDSAAESAAETDSSGDGADGDDPHSRPDEPASDAVVTLIAGAFAKRIHPYIEPGDDVERGDRIGHIAFGSRVDVLFPPEVELEDISVAKGDSMTAGETVVLESETPVGGEIDLGAGSDVDFGGLEDESGDESPA
- a CDS encoding PIN domain-containing protein, which codes for MKVLDANYLIDYLNGEPATKEFYEANGGDEERWIAPAPAYAETIVGVGNLPDGNVDRAIDALAWVDVIDVDEELSIEAARIADEIGSQGPFLDGVDALVAALGRTHNATVVSIDSDLTHPETKQVVDVTDY
- a CDS encoding PAS domain-containing sensor histidine kinase, whose product is MEPGPSHDPSETDDGRSAGQRPGRLERLLEAADVACFRATPTGELIAVNDALTRLTGYTQAELRERSFDSLFDGETTLESLGASLDESGPEPTSTSVSIRTKTDLVPCTVHLERWSQEPDGDRQPAITGIIRRRNVTGQSAVNAESDLTYGRTFEALADALPDGIIVLDTNSDVQYANPAVERILGYDPDELVGSSKVKIIPERLRQTHLSALQRYLETGERNINWTYVELPGQHKSGYEVPLGVSLNDFTYDGDRYFVGLFRDISPRREAERTLKAKVAQLESIAYLGRHALDEGDADDLLEKATELIAAALEVDCCVVYEHDVAESAGDPAGAESGETTASSSDAVEVRATVGCTDADGLLENETARSAGTDSLAGATLDSDDPVVVEDVATDDRFSDAPHLADHGVRSAMGVTIGSIAEPWGTLAVYDSEQREFADHDVDFVESAATIIATALERQRYERQLGETVAELEASNERLEQFAYAASHDLQEPLRMVSSYLKLLESRYGDDLGSDGEEFIAYAVDGAERMRDMIEGLLEYSRIDTQGEPFEPVDLDEVLEDVLTDLQVMIEDADAEITAESLPIVRGDARQLRQLFQNLLSNAIEYSGDEPLRVRVEAEGAGRMWEVSVADEGIGIDPDDAEQVFRVFQRLHSREEYDGTGIGLALCRRIVERHDGEITVDSEPGEGATFSFTLPRRGTTESRSP